In a single window of the Hippocampus zosterae strain Florida chromosome 6, ASM2543408v3, whole genome shotgun sequence genome:
- the npffr2a gene encoding neuropeptide FF receptor 2a, whose amino-acid sequence MKCAWVSRLKMSLQAHNVTLFNASREEAAATAEEEEEADVLGAGNKVTYVGFYLHRPSTAAVFVVSYLLIFLVCLAGNGAVCFVVLRGRRMRSVTNVFILNLAVSDLLVGIFCMPTTLLDNIITGWPFGSLACKLSGTVQGISVSASVFTLVAIAVDRFRCIVYPFKQKLSISAAAAIIVTIWVLAVAIMCPSGAMLQVTREQSIRVVLGSDNRTAPFYWCRENWPNREMRRIYTTVLFANIYLAPLSLIVVMYARIGVTLFRTSAPGGGGVSKKKRRVIKMLLVVALLFVLSWLPLWTLMMLSDYAGLTPRQQRVVNIYAYPLAHWLAFFNSSVNPVIYGFFNENFRAAFRSGPRAADARRGRRYSRRPRPDSTPPADEDPVSPDGPDPSGCGRVRRLAERDLVLEDLEEKGSRSSGGGTAVSI is encoded by the exons ATGAAATGCGCTTGGGTCTCCAGGTTGAAAATGAGCCTGCAAGCGCACAACGTGACGTTGTTCAACGCTTCgcgggaggaggcggcggcgacggcggaggaggaggaggaggcggacgtCCTCGGCGCCGGGAACAAGGTGACCTACGTGGGCTTCTACCTGCACCGCCCGTCCACGGCGGCCGTCTTCGTCGTGTCCTACCTGCTCATCTTCCTGGTGTGCCTGGCGGGCAACGGCGCCGTGTGTTTCGTCGTGCTGCGCGGCCGCAGGATGCGCAGCGTCACCAACGTCTTCATCCTCAACCTGGCCGTCAGTGACCTCCTGGTGGGCATTTTCTGCATGCCCACCACACTGTTGGATAACATCATCACAG GGTGGCCCTTTGGAAGCCTGGCGTGCAAGCTGAGCGGCACGGTGCAAGGCATCTCCGTGTCGGCGTCCGTCTTCACCCTGGTGGCTATCGCCGTGGACAG ATTCCGATGCATCGTCTACCCGTTCAAGCAGAAGCTGAGcatctccgccgccgccgcgatcATCGTCACCATCTGGGTCCTGGCCGTGGCCATCATGTGTCCGTCGGGCGCCATGCTGCAGGTGACGCGGGAGCAAAGCATCCGAGTGGTGCTGGGCTCCGACAACCGAACGGCGCCTTTCTACTGGTGCCGGGAGAACTGGCCCAACCGGGAGATGCGCAGGATTTACACCACCGTGCTGTTCGCCAACATCTACCTGGCCCCGCTGTCGCTCATCGTCGTCATGTACGCGCGCATCGGCGTCACGCTCTTCAGGACCTCGGCGcccgggggcggcggcgtctcCAAGAAGAAGCGGCGGGTGATCAAGATGCTCCTGGTGGTGGCCTTGCTCTTCGTGCTGTCCTGGCTGCCCCTGTGGACCCTCATGATGCTGAGCGACTACGCCGGGCTCACGCCGCGGCAGCAGCGCGTGGTCAACATCTACGCGTACCCCTTGGCCCACTGGCTGGCCTTTTTCAACAGCAGCGTCAACCCCGTCATCTACGGCTTCTTCAACGAGAACTTCCGGGCGGCCTTCAGGTCGGGCCCGCGCGCGGCCGACGCCCGGCGGGGGAGAAGGTACTCGCGGCGGCCGCGGCCTGACTCGACGCCGCCGGCCGATGAGGATCCCGTCTCGCCCGACGGCCCGGATCCCAGCGGCTGCGGGCGGGTGCGGCGGCTCGCGGAGCGGGACCTGGTCTTGGAGGACTTGGAGGAGAAGGGCTCCCGCAGTAGCGGCGGAGGAACGGCCGTGTCCATTTGA